A genomic window from Gossypium hirsutum isolate 1008001.06 chromosome D12, Gossypium_hirsutum_v2.1, whole genome shotgun sequence includes:
- the LOC107947642 gene encoding uncharacterized protein: MGIIRSSFSFIAGTACGIYVAQNYNVPNIKKLVDSAFFVAKHVEEKYRKPKNKDDD; this comes from the coding sequence ATGGGCATAATAAGAAGCAGCTTTTCGTTCATCGCAGGCACAGCATGCGGGATTTACGTTGCCCAAAACTACAACGTCCCCAACATAAAAAAGCTGGTTGACTCCGCCTTCTTCGTAGCCAAGCATGTTGAAGAGAAGTACCGCAAGCCCAAGAACAAGGACGACGACTAG